In Streptomyces paludis, the genomic stretch GCGAGCAGTCCCTCGCCCAGGCCCACCAGCTCTTCGCCAAGGGCCCCCACGACGCCGACCCCGAGTGGATGTCCTTCTTCGGGGAGCCCGAACTGGAGGCGCAGGAGGCGCTGTGCCACGAGGCGCTCGGCGACTGGGCGCGCGCGGCCCGGCACGCGCACCGCGCGACGGTCCTCCAGGAGCCGCACTTCGCCCGCAACCTCGCCCTGTACCGCGCGGAGCTGGCCACCTACCTGGCGCGCGCGGGGTCGCCGGACGAGGCCGCGGCGGCCGGCCACCAGGTGCTGGATCTGCTCGACGAGGTCCAGTCGTCCCGTATCCAGACGAAGCTCGCGTCCACCGCCCGCGCGCTGCTGCCCCAGCGGCGGATGCCGGAGGTCGGCGCCTTCCTGGAGCGGCACGCGTCGACGAACGTACGGGCGTGACGGCGGCGTTTTCGTCAGCCTAAGGGCGTAAGGCCGTGCGCCTTACGCCTTACGGCCTTACGCCTTACGGCGTGAGGTGCCCGGTGTCGTTCCACACGTGGATCGCGGTGTTGCCGTACGCCCAGCCGAGCACCGACAGCGAGGTCGGGTCGAGCCGGACGCGGGCCGCGAAGGAGATGTCCTCGCCCAGCCAGCGGGCGGCGATCACGCGCAGGATGTGGCCGTGCGCGAAGACCAGCACATCGCGGTCGGCCGAGCGCGCCCAGTCGACGACCTCGTCGGCCCGCCCGGAGACCTGCGCCAGCGTCTCGCCGTCCGGGACGCCGTCGCGCCAGATGAGCCAGTCCGGCCGGTCCGCCTTGATGTCGTCCGGCGTCATGCCCTCGTACGCGCCGTAGTCGAACTCCATCAGCGCGTCCCACGGCTCGGCCCGCTCCCCGAAGCCCGCGAGCGCGCAGGTCTCGGCGGCGCGGGCCAGGGGGCTGGTGCGTACTTCCATGTCCTTGAGGCCCGCCCAGGGCTCGCGGTGCAGCCGCTCACCGAGCAGTTTCGCGCCGCGACGCCCCTCCTCAAGGAGGGGGATGTCCGTCCTGCCGGTGTGCTTTCCGGACAGTGACCAGGCCGTCTGGCCGTGCCGGGCGAGCAGGATGCGCGGTGCCATGGTGGTACTCCCTGAGTTCAATACGGGTGCACCTACGGGTGCCGTTCCATCATCACGCACCTGAATAAGAGGCAACCTTCAGGGGGATACGGACGTCCCTCATGGCAGCCGGAAAGTGTCCCAGCCGTACAGCCGATCGAGACACCACCCGGCCGGGGGGGCGTGAGCGCCTACACCGTACGGTTGAACGTCGGCCGACCGCTGCACGAAAACATGATGGAGACCGTCCCGAATGCCGTACAGCGCCAGCGCGACCAGCGGACCGCTGCCCAGCCCGGGTCCCAGGACCCTGCCCCGCTGGTGGACCGAACTGCTCCTGATAGTCGTGGTGTACGGCGCGTACTCGGGCGGCCGGCTGCTGGCCCGTGGCGATGTGTCGACGGCGGTCGATCACGGGCTGGCGATCCTGCGCATAGAGAAGATGTTCCTCCTCAACGCCGAGCACCCGCTCAACCGGCTCTTCACCAGCACCCCGGCGATCGGGATACCCGCCGACTTCATCTATGCCTCGCTGCACTATCTCGTCACTCCGGCCGTGCTGATCTGGATCTTCCGCCGCCGGCCCGCCGCCTACCGGGCGGCCCGTACCTGGCTGATGCTCTCCACGCTCCTCGGCCTCGTCGGCTTCACCCTCCTGCCCACCTGCCCGCCCCGGCTGCTCGACGCCGGGCACGGGTTCGTCGACACGATGGCGCAGTACAGCTCGTACGGCTGGTGGGGCGCCGAGGCGAGCGCGCCGCGCGGGCTCGGCGGTATGACCAACCAGTACGCGGCGATGCCGAGCCTGCACGTCGGCTGGGCCCTGTGGTGCGGGCTGCTGCTGTGGAGGCACGCCCGTACGCCGCTGGTCCGGTGGCTGGGCCTGGCGTATCCGCTGCTGATCACGGTGGTGGTGATGGGGACCGCCAACCACTACTTCCTGGACGCGGTCGCGGGCTGCGCGGTGATGGGCCTGGGCGCGCTGCTGACCGCGCCGGGGATGCGCGCGGCGGCCCGCGCGCGGGCCTGGGCGGGGACCAGGACCGGAGCCACTTCCGGTGCCCGGGTGACGACGGAGAACACCGCCGCGCAGGGCGTGCCGTCCGCGTCGCCGGCACGGTCGTCCACAGCCTCCGCCCCGCGTTCCGCCCCGATTGTCAGTGCCGGATGCGAGACTTCCGCGGGTGAGCGATTCCCTGAGCAGCGGACCCGCGCCAACAGCGCCGACGACGGCGTCAGTGGCGTCGTCAGCGGTGGCAGCGGCGATGGCAGCAGCGCCTCCGCGGCGGACGACACTCCGGCGGCGACTCGCTGAGCTGCGCGGTCCCGCCGTCGCGCCGCATCCGCTGGACGCCCGCGCGCTGGCCGCCCTCGCCGCCAACCCCGGCTGCCGGCGGCGCGCCCTGCTGGACGGCGCCGGGGTCGACAAGTCGGCGCTCGCGGCGGCGCTCGGCTCGCCCGCGCCGTTCGGCCAGTCCCAGTTCGCCTTCATGCGCGGGAACGCGTTCGAGGCGAAGGTCAAGGCCGACGGCGGTACGGAGCTGATGCGCCTCCTCGCCGAGCGCCTCGGCGACGGGGTCCCGGCGCCCGAGCCCGGCGAGGTGCTCGTCCCCGACCTCTCGGCGGCCGGTCCCGAGGGGCGTACGGCCCGTACGGCGCTGGCCCTGCGGGAGGCCACCGAGGCGGGCGCCTGGGCGCTGCTGGACCATCCGCTGCTCGCCCTGGAGGTCGCCGGCTCGCCCGCGTATCTGGAGCCGGACGCGGTCGTGGTGCGCCCCGACGGCCGGTGGACGGTCGTGGAGATCAAGTCCTTCCCGATGATCGACGGTTCCGCCGACGCGGCGAAGGTCGGCGCGGCGGCGCGGCAGGCCGCGGTGTACGTCCTGGCCCTGGACCGGGTCGCCGCCCGCACCCGGGGCGCCGAGGTCGGTGACCGCGTCCTGCTGGTCTGCCCGATGGACTTCTCGAACCTGCCGACCGCGTCCGTCGTGGACGTACGGAAGCAGTTGTCGGTGACGCGCCGTCAACTGGCCCGGCTGACCCGGATCGAGGACATCGCCGCCGCGCTGCCCGAGGGCACCACGTTCGATGTGGGCGCCCGCACCGGCGAGGAGCTGACCACCGCCGTCGAATCCGTCGCCGCGGCCTACGCGCCCGAGTGCCTGGCCGCCTGCGAACTGGCCTTCCACTGCCGCTCCCGGGCCCGCGAGGCGGGCGCGGTGGAGGCGCTGGGCCGGAGCGTACGGGGCGAGCTGGGCGGTCTGACGACCGTCGCCGAGGTCCTCGCGGCGGCGCACGGCGAGGCGGGCGACCCGGCCGACCCGACGGTCGCGGCGCTGCGCAGGGCGGCGGCGCTGCGGGCGGAGGCCCTGGGCTCTGCCCGGACGAAGGCCCTGGGCTCCGCCCAAGCCGATGTGACGGGCACGACGGGGGTGGCGGCATGTCGCTGATCGGCACCCTGGCCCGGCTGGAGGCGGTGCACAGCGGGCGGGCCCAGCCGCTGGCCACCGTCCGGCACCGCCGTATCTCCGACCGGCCGCTCGTGCTCGTCCCGCTCAGCACCTCGGGCGAGGCCGGCGCCCCGCTCGGCGCGCTCGTCGGTACGGACCGGGACGCGCCCCGGCTGCTCGCGGTCGCGCAGCCGCGCGACCGCGATCTGCGGTTCGCGTTCCTCGGTGAGCTGGCCGAGGCCGTCCTGCCGCATCTGGACGCCCACGCCGATGTCGTCGAGCCCGCCGAGCGGAACGAGACCGACCCGGAGACCGGCAAGCGGGTCAAGGTCGAGGTCGAGCTGTGCGTGGACGCGCCGCAGCTGATCGTGCCGAGCCGGCCCGGTATCGACTTCGTCCGGCTGCTGGGCCGGTCCATGCGGTTCCGCCGCACCGCCGAGGACGACCCGGACGCGCCGTACCCCGCGCCCCCGCGCGTGCCGCTGCTCGGCCGCTGGCTCACGCACTACGGCGAGCGCGCCCGGGTGCCCGGGTCGTCCCTGCTGCTCGCGACGACCGATCTGCTCAACCGGCACTGGGCGACCGGCCAGTCCAGCCTGGAGGACCAGCACCTCGGCGCGCTGCTCGCCTGGCTCGACGCCCCGGCGGGAGCCTCCGGCGCGGAGGCCGCGCTCCACGCGGAGCTGGACCGGGACCGGGAGGGCCAGTTGCGGTGCCCGCCCGCGGGCCCGGCGACGGACCCCGCCTTCGACAACCGGCTGCTGGCCCCGGCCATCGAAGCGTACGACCGCGCCCGCCAGGCGCTCGCGGCGGCCGAGGACGGACCGGGCGCGGAGGAGCAGCTCGCCCGGCTGACCGCGGCGGAGCGGCGGATCCGCGAGCTGCTGGCCGCCGTCATGCGGCCGACCTGGGACGCGGTCTGGCACAGCCTCGACCTGCTGCGGGAGCTGCCGGAGGGGCCGCGCGTCGGCGACCGCTGGACCCGCGACCGCTGGTCCTTCACCGGCCACCGCGACCGGGTCCGCGCGGGCGAGCCGCCGCAGCCGCGCCACGACGACGCGGTCACGGCCGCGCAGAAGCTGGCGTCCCGCGAGACGGCGCAGGCGCAGCTGGACGCCCAGGAGGCGCTGGACGATCCGCTGGTGCTGGCGGGCCGCCGGCTCTCCGGCGAGGCGTTCCTCTGCGAGGTGACGGAGGCCGTCATGGCCTACACCGAGACCAAACGCCCGAGCCCCCGGCCTCTCCTGACCGTCCGCACCGACGACGACCCGAGGCTGACCGCCGGCACAAAGGTCTACCGCTCCCTGGACGGCAAGCCCCAGTCCGCGGAGTTCGTCCACGCAGTGCCCGCCGACGGCGTGCTCGTCCTGCGGCTGCTGGACCGCATGGGCCGCGGCCGGGAACCGGCCCCGGGCTCCGTGCCGGCCAAGGGCGACCGCATCGCCTGGACCCTCTTCGAGCACGACCAGCGCGGGGGCCCGAAGCTCCCGGCTCCGGAGGAGACCCCCTGGACCCATGGCGGCCCGCCGGCACCGCCGGGAGACGCGCTTCCCGGCGTGGGGCCGTAAAAAACACCAAGCCCTTCCCCGAACCCGAACCGACCACGCCCCGGAGCCCAGATGCCCCCGACCGCCCCTGCCGGCCCCGCCGATCCCGCCGTCGCCGCCGGTCTCGCGACCGAGGCGATCCTCCGCGACACGCTCCACAGCCCCCACCGCGGCATCGTCGTCGACTCGCCGCCCGGGGCCGGGAAGTCGACGCTCGTCGTGCGGGCCGCGCTGGAGCTGGCGGCGGCCGGGCGCCCGCTGATGGTCGTCGCGCAGACGAACGCGCAGGTGGACGATCTCGTCGTGCGGCTCGCGGAGAAGAACGCCGAACTGCCGGTCGGCCGACTGCACAGCAATGACGCCGATCCGTACGACAAGGCGCTGGACGCGCTGCCCTCCGTACGGAAGTCGGCGAAGGCCGCGGACCTCGCGGGGCTGGACGTCGTCGTGTCGACGGCCGCGAAGTGGGCGCATGTGCGGGTAACCGAGCCCTGGCGGCACGCGATCGTGGACGAGGCGTACCAGATGCGGTCGGACGCGCTGCTCGCCGTCGCGGGGCTCTTCGAGCGCGCGCTGTTCGTGGGGGACCCGGGCCAGCTGGACCCGTTCAGCGTGGTGGGCGCGGACCAGTGGGCGGGGCTGTCCTACGACCCGTCGGCGAGCGCCGTGTCGACGCTCCTGGCGCACAACCCGGAGCTGCCGCAGCACCGGCTGCCCGTCTCGTGGCGGCTGCCCGCGTCGGCCGCGCCGCTGGTGTCGGGCGCGTTCTATCCGTACACCCCGTTCCGCAGCGGTACGGGCCCGGGCGACCGGCGGCTCGCGTTCGGGGTGGCGTCGGACGGTTCGGGCCCGGACCGGGTGCTGGACGAGGCGGCCGAGTCGGGCTGGGGCCTGCTGGAACTGCCGGCCCGGCACACACCCCGTACGGACCCGGAGGCGGTACGGGCGGTGGCCCAGGTCGTGCGCAGACTGCTGGACCGGGGCGCGGCGGCGACGAGCGAGCGGTCGCCGGATCCGGTGCCGGTGACGGCGGACCGGATCGCGGTCGGCACGGCCCACCGCGACCAGGCGGCGGCGGTCCGCGCGGCGCTGGCCGGGCTGGGGGTGAGCGGGGTGGCGGTGGACACGGCGAACCGGCTCCAGGGCCGCGAGTTCGATGTGACGGTCGTGCTGCACCCCCTCTCGGGCCGCCCGGACGCGACGGCATTCCATCTGGAGACGGGCCGGCTCTGCGTCCTCGCCTCCCGGCACCGCCACGCCTGCGTCGTGGTCTGCCGCGCGGGCGTCGCGGAGCTGCTCGACGAACACCCGTCGACGGAGCCGGTCCAGCTGGGCGTGACGGTGAAGTTCCCGGACGGCTGGGAGGCCAACCACGCGGTCCTGGCGGAACTCGCCGAACACCGCGTGAGCTGGCGTCCGTAAGCGGAACCGAGGCCCGGACCCGGCCGGATCCGGAGGCCCCCTTGCGCCGGGTTGGACAATGGACGGTGGCCCATGGGGCCGGTACCCGTACGAGCAGGAGGAACCACATGGCGGATGCCGAGCGGAGTGAGCGGCGGACGCGTCCCGCGCCGCTGCTCTTCGAGCCGTCGGAGGCGGCCGCCGATCCGGAGCACTTCTTCGATCTGGAATCCATCGAGGATCCGGCCGAGCTGCTGTCCCGCGCGACCGAGCTGACGCTCGCGTTCCGGGCGGCGACGGACCGGGCGGTGGAGTTCCAGGCCGTGGCCGCGGCCCAGCTCGCGGATCCGCGGCGGTTCGACCGGCTGACGACCGCGGACATCGCGCTGCGCGCGGAGTGGACCGAGGACTACGCGAAGAAGATGGTCGAGTTCGGCCGGGAGCTGCTCAGCGGCGAGGGCGGGGCGGGCGGGGCCGCGAACGGGCGTTGAGCGGGGGCCGCACCCGGGAGGGGCGGCGGACCGGTGGGCGCGAGGGCGGCGGCCGGTAGGCGCGGCAAACCGGTGCGCGCGCCAGCCGCCTGGCATATGCCGGGGCGCAGGTTACGCGCATGCGTACCGTCCCGTCCCGGTTTTCGGAAACTCTCGGGAGCAGGATCGTCACTCCCGGTAGACATGAACGTATGAGCGCATGGCTGCGAGACGAATCCCCCCACCGTCGCCCCGACATCCTCGGCCTTCTCCGTGACGAGAGCCGCCACCAGACCGCCTACGTCACCCCCGCCGGAGCCGAGTGGCTGGCGTCCGCCGGACCGTACCCCCGCGCGACCCGTTCCCTCTGGGCCGCCCGGCCCGCCGCGCCGAGTGTGCTGCCGTGCGGCTCCGCCTTCGACGTGGTGAGCGCCCCGGTCGTGTTCGGCCGCCGGATGCTGGACCGGCTGTGGTGCGACGGGCCCGGCTCGGGGCCGGTCGCCGAGCACCGGAGCCGTACGCTCCTGTTCGCCGCGCCGGGCACCGCGCAGCGGCTGCCGTCGCTGCTGTCCTGGGAGGAGTGGGGCAGCGGCCGGGGCAGCGCGCCGCCGCCGCTGCTCTGCCACGGCGCCGGTGACGCCGTGACCGTACCGCCGCTGACGCCGGGCCCGGCGGCGGGTCCGCGCTGGCTGGTCGCCCCCGACACCCGGCATCCATGGCTGCCCGGCCCCGAGGTGCTGCTCTGGGCGTGCGTACGGGCCGCGCGGGCCGCCGCGCGTACCGCCCTGACCACCTGAAACGCCCCCGGAACGGCCCGGGACCGACACCCGGACGGCCCTGGCGATATCGATTTTTCCTCGCGGCGATCCGGATGCTAAGGTCTACGACGTCAGCAGGCGCCGCTAGCTCAGTTGGTTAGAGCAGCTGACTCTTAATCAGCGGGTCCGGGGTTCGAGTCCCTGGCGGCGCACCGACAACGAGAAGCCCCTCACCTTGGTGAGGGGCTTCTCGCGTATGCCGTATGTCACGGGGTCGGCTCGCGGCGCCGGCTGTCATGGGTTCGGGGTGATCTTCACCGTCCACGCGCCCGTCGCCGTACGGTCCTCCACCTGCACCCGTGTTCCCTCACCCGGCACCGTGAAGGTCTCGCCGACGCCCAGCGGCGCGTCCGCCAGCTGCGGGTAGACCGACCGGTCGGGGCACGCCTCGCTGCGCGGATGGGTGTCGACGACCTCCACCGGGCCGCCGCCCGAGGCGGTGGAGCCCCGTACGCGGTAGATCAGCACCCCCTCGGTGCAGGTGTGGACATCGTTGCCGGTGGCGGCGCGCGCCTCGATGGCCAGCGCCGTGTCCTTGCCGGTACGGACGACCGCGAGCCGGGTCCCGGCGGCGCCGGCGACGGAGGCCGGGGCGGAGATCGGCTCCAGGGTGAGCAGGCTGGTGCCGGCCGGCGATACACAGCTGACCTGGCGCCGGTCCAGCCAGCCCAGCTTCCACTTGTGCCAGCCGAAGAGGTCGGGGGCCAGCCCGAACTGGCTGCCCATCACGTCCCAGTCGCCCACGTAGGTGTCCCAGTCGCCCTTGCCGTCCATGGGCCGGTGGTAGAGATCCGCCAGGTCGAAGATGTGCCCGGTCTCGTGGGCCAGCACATTGCGGTCGGGGGGATGCCGTTCGAAGACGGTGACGACGCGCTTGATGTCCGTCCCGCCCGCCCGCATCGGCCGTTCGAAGTTGACCACCTTCGTGGCGTCCGAGTCGACGCCCGGCGCGTCCGGGTCGGCGACGAAGTAGACGATGTCGTACCGCGAGAAGTCGACCGTCCGTTCGGCGACGGCCAGCGCGTCGCGCAGATAGGCGGTGCGCCGGGCCGGCGCCCAGTCGCGCCGTATGCCGTACGCGGTGGACGGGCGCGGCATCCGGAGCCAGCGGAGCCGCGGGTGCGCGCGCAGCCGGAACTTGCCGTACGAGGCGCGCTCGTAGAACGTGCCGGTGGCGGGGAAGTGGTCGGCGGCCAGCGCGCCCGGAGCGGTCAGCGGCTCCGCGTCGGGGAAGGACAGGAAGATCATGACCGCGTCGAGGGCCCGGTCGGGGCGCGGGTAGGAGGAGTTCCAGGTGTCGAGCCCGAGGGAGTGGTGCGCGGCGGTCCGGGGCAGGGCGCACGGCCCGCGCGCGGTCCCGGCCGCGGCGGAGCCGGCCACCAGGGAGGTGGCGGCGAGCGCCATGAGCGAGGTGAGGGCCGCCGCGGTCCTGCGCAGTCGGGGCCGCTCCCCCGCCCCGGGTGGCTGCGGACGCTCCACATCGACCTCCGGCTGCGGGATTGAGGGACACCACTCCCACCTTGTGGGATTTTGTGGTGATACGCCCTGTTCCGCTGCCCCACCCGGGTGAGGAGCCGTCAGCCGGTGCCGCCGCGCGGGGCCGTCAGCCCGGCGACACCCCGGGACTCACGGAAAGTCACCTCGGATCCGGACCGGGCCATTCGGCGTCCGCCGAGGCCAGACGCACAGAAACGATCGTTCAATCACTCGTCCGTGGATTTCCGCGGCCCGCTTCTCGACCCAGGAGCTGGAACGGCCACCCGGCCTACCTCTATGATCGGCACACTTTCTCTGGCTGACCGTCCCGAACCCCCTGTACGCCACCACTGCACCGCGGGAGCGAGCCGTGAGCGGAACCTCCGAAGGGCCGCGACCCGCGGCAGTCGCGGCGGCCGGCACCGTACGACAATCCGTGACGGAGAGTCACGTTCTCGGTAGAGAACTCACAGCCGAGGCGGAGCCGGAGGCCGAACCCGAGACCGGGACCGCCGCACCCGTCGTGTCCGGCACGTCCGCCGGGACCACCGCGTCCGCGCCCGGCCCGGCCGCCGCGGCGCGCGACTACCGCGCCGCGTTCCAGATCGCCCAGCTCGCGATGGCCGTCGTGGACCACGAGGGCGCGGTCGTCCGCGCCAATGACGCGCTGGGCGCGCTCCTCGGCACGGAACCCGCCGCGCTGCGCCGACGGCCCGCGGCCGACCTCGTCGACCTCGCCTCCGACAGCCGCACCTGGCACTCCTACCGCCAGGTGCTGGACAACCGGCGCGCCCGGTTCCGCTGCACCCGCCGGCTCAAGCACGCCGACGGGCGGACGGTCTGGGCCGAGGTGACCGTCGCCCCCGTACCCGGGAGCGGCGACATCCTGCTGTCGGTCACGGACATCAGCGACCGGCGCGAACTCCAGGCGCGGCTGCGCCATCTCCAGATGCACGACTCGGTGACCCTGCTGCCGAACCGGGCCCTGTTCTTCGAACGGCTCGCCTCCGCGCTGGAGTCGGCGTCGGGCGGCATGGGGGCCTTCGACCCGGCGACCCGGCCGTACGGCGACGCCGGGGCCGGTGGCGGCGCGGGCGGCGCGGCCGATAGCAGAGCGGACGGCGTCGTGGACGGCGGCGCGCGCCGCAGGGGGGATGGCAGAACAGGGCGGATCGGTCTCTGCTATCTGGATCTCGACGGTTTCAAGGCCGTCAACGACACCCTCGGGCACCGCACCGGCGACCGGCTGCTCGCCGCCGTCGCCAGCCGGCTGACCGAGTGCGCCGAGCACGACGAGCACGACGACCGCACCGGCGGCGGGGGCCATCTGGTGGCCCGGCTCGGCGGGGACGAGTTCGCGGTCCTCGTCGAGGACTCCACCGGTACGGAGCAGCTCGCCGGCCTCGCCCGCCGGATCCTCGCCGCGCTCCAGCGCCCGTTCGACCTGGCCGGGCAGCGGCTGTCGATGTCCGCGTCGATCGGGGTCGTGGAGCGCGCGGCCGAAGGCACCACGCCGACCGGTCTGATGCAGGCCGCCGACACCACGCTGTACTGGGCGAAGGCGGACGGCAAGGCGCGCTGGACGCTCTTCGACCCGGAGCGCAACGCCCACCGGATGACCCGGCAGGCGCTCAGCTCGACGCTGCGGCCGGCCGTCGAGCGCGAGGAGTTCGTCCTCCAGTACCAGCCGCTGGTGGGGATGGCCGACGGAGTGGTGCGCGGGGTGGAGGCGCTGGTGCGCTGGAACCACCCGCAGTTCGGGACTCTCGCGCCGAATCGGTTCGTCGGGATCGCCGAGGAGGACGGCTCGATCGTGCAGCTCGGGCGGTGGGTGCTGCGGACCGCGTGCCGCCAGGCGCGCCGCTGGCAGCTGGACCACCCGGGCGTGGCGCCGCTCTTCGTCAGCGTCAATGTGGCCGTCCGGCAGGTCTGGGACTCGGATCTGGTCGCGGATGTCGCCGGGATCCTCGCCGAGACGGGGCTCGCGCCCGACCTGCTGCAACTGGAGCTGACCGAGTCCGCGGTGATGGGCTCCGCGGGCCGCCCGCTCCAGGCGCTCCAGGCGCTGAGCAACATGGGGGTGCGGATCGCCATCGACGATTTCGGCACCGGCTACTCGAATCTCGCGTATCTGAGCAGGCTGCCCGTGTCGGTCCTCAAGCTGGACGGCTCGTTCGTCCGGGGCTTCCGCTACGACGAGGGGGTGCACCCGAGCCCGGCCGACGAGACGATCGTCGAGGCGCTCGTCCAGCTCGCGCACCGGCTGGGGCTGACGGTCACCGCCGAGTGCGTGGAGACCTCGGGCCAGGCCGCGCGTCTCCAGCGGATCGGCTGCGACACGGGCCAGGGCTGGCTGTTCTCCCGTCCGGTCGCGCCGGAGCGCATCGCGGAGATGATCGTGGCCCTGGACACCAGTCGCGTCACACCAGGCGCCTGATCTCGCCGCGCACCCGGTAGAAGCCCGCCCTGGCCGGGTGCAGGGAGTCGACCACATAGCGGGTGCCGGCCTCGCGTATGCCGCGCGGGAACTGCACGTTCCACGAAGGCTCGTAGCCGTCCGAGACGACCTGGACGCGGAGCCGGCCGCCCGCGTCGACGCACTCCACGACCACTCCGCCGGCCGGGGCGGCGCTCAC encodes the following:
- a CDS encoding putative bifunctional diguanylate cyclase/phosphodiesterase, which gives rise to MSGTSEGPRPAAVAAAGTVRQSVTESHVLGRELTAEAEPEAEPETGTAAPVVSGTSAGTTASAPGPAAAARDYRAAFQIAQLAMAVVDHEGAVVRANDALGALLGTEPAALRRRPAADLVDLASDSRTWHSYRQVLDNRRARFRCTRRLKHADGRTVWAEVTVAPVPGSGDILLSVTDISDRRELQARLRHLQMHDSVTLLPNRALFFERLASALESASGGMGAFDPATRPYGDAGAGGGAGGAADSRADGVVDGGARRRGDGRTGRIGLCYLDLDGFKAVNDTLGHRTGDRLLAAVASRLTECAEHDEHDDRTGGGGHLVARLGGDEFAVLVEDSTGTEQLAGLARRILAALQRPFDLAGQRLSMSASIGVVERAAEGTTPTGLMQAADTTLYWAKADGKARWTLFDPERNAHRMTRQALSSTLRPAVEREEFVLQYQPLVGMADGVVRGVEALVRWNHPQFGTLAPNRFVGIAEEDGSIVQLGRWVLRTACRQARRWQLDHPGVAPLFVSVNVAVRQVWDSDLVADVAGILAETGLAPDLLQLELTESAVMGSAGRPLQALQALSNMGVRIAIDDFGTGYSNLAYLSRLPVSVLKLDGSFVRGFRYDEGVHPSPADETIVEALVQLAHRLGLTVTAECVETSGQAARLQRIGCDTGQGWLFSRPVAPERIAEMIVALDTSRVTPGA
- a CDS encoding AAA family ATPase produces the protein MPPTAPAGPADPAVAAGLATEAILRDTLHSPHRGIVVDSPPGAGKSTLVVRAALELAAAGRPLMVVAQTNAQVDDLVVRLAEKNAELPVGRLHSNDADPYDKALDALPSVRKSAKAADLAGLDVVVSTAAKWAHVRVTEPWRHAIVDEAYQMRSDALLAVAGLFERALFVGDPGQLDPFSVVGADQWAGLSYDPSASAVSTLLAHNPELPQHRLPVSWRLPASAAPLVSGAFYPYTPFRSGTGPGDRRLAFGVASDGSGPDRVLDEAAESGWGLLELPARHTPRTDPEAVRAVAQVVRRLLDRGAAATSERSPDPVPVTADRIAVGTAHRDQAAAVRAALAGLGVSGVAVDTANRLQGREFDVTVVLHPLSGRPDATAFHLETGRLCVLASRHRHACVVVCRAGVAELLDEHPSTEPVQLGVTVKFPDGWEANHAVLAELAEHRVSWRP
- a CDS encoding histidine phosphatase family protein, with translation MAPRILLARHGQTAWSLSGKHTGRTDIPLLEEGRRGAKLLGERLHREPWAGLKDMEVRTSPLARAAETCALAGFGERAEPWDALMEFDYGAYEGMTPDDIKADRPDWLIWRDGVPDGETLAQVSGRADEVVDWARSADRDVLVFAHGHILRVIAARWLGEDISFAARVRLDPTSLSVLGWAYGNTAIHVWNDTGHLTP
- a CDS encoding phosphatase PAP2 family protein produces the protein MPYSASATSGPLPSPGPRTLPRWWTELLLIVVVYGAYSGGRLLARGDVSTAVDHGLAILRIEKMFLLNAEHPLNRLFTSTPAIGIPADFIYASLHYLVTPAVLIWIFRRRPAAYRAARTWLMLSTLLGLVGFTLLPTCPPRLLDAGHGFVDTMAQYSSYGWWGAEASAPRGLGGMTNQYAAMPSLHVGWALWCGLLLWRHARTPLVRWLGLAYPLLITVVVMGTANHYFLDAVAGCAVMGLGALLTAPGMRAAARARAWAGTRTGATSGARVTTENTAAQGVPSASPARSSTASAPRSAPIVSAGCETSAGERFPEQRTRANSADDGVSGVVSGGSGDGSSASAADDTPAATR
- a CDS encoding M6 family metalloprotease domain-containing protein — translated: MERPQPPGAGERPRLRRTAAALTSLMALAATSLVAGSAAAGTARGPCALPRTAAHHSLGLDTWNSSYPRPDRALDAVMIFLSFPDAEPLTAPGALAADHFPATGTFYERASYGKFRLRAHPRLRWLRMPRPSTAYGIRRDWAPARRTAYLRDALAVAERTVDFSRYDIVYFVADPDAPGVDSDATKVVNFERPMRAGGTDIKRVVTVFERHPPDRNVLAHETGHIFDLADLYHRPMDGKGDWDTYVGDWDVMGSQFGLAPDLFGWHKWKLGWLDRRQVSCVSPAGTSLLTLEPISAPASVAGAAGTRLAVVRTGKDTALAIEARAATGNDVHTCTEGVLIYRVRGSTASGGGPVEVVDTHPRSEACPDRSVYPQLADAPLGVGETFTVPGEGTRVQVEDRTATGAWTVKITPNP